One Clostridium novyi NT genomic window carries:
- the tsaB gene encoding tRNA (adenosine(37)-N6)-threonylcarbamoyltransferase complex dimerization subunit type 1 TsaB, giving the protein MKILSIESSTSSASCAILEEDKLLGEVNLNGKKQHSVILMPLIDNLLTDLKLSLDNIDAFAVSSGPGSFTGLRIGMATAKGLASATNKPFIGVSSLDALAFNLAYTDGVVCPIIDALRDNVYTALYSFKNGKLERLTDYMAIHIDDLISTIKNGNYDSVSFIGDAIPKFKEKLSSSFEKVNFAPNNVNLARASSLGELGLSRIKEGLADDPLTFAPIYLRKSQAEREYEKKMGTQKNA; this is encoded by the coding sequence ATGAAAATTCTTAGCATAGAATCTTCTACTTCTAGTGCTTCTTGCGCTATTTTAGAAGAAGATAAATTATTAGGTGAAGTTAATTTAAACGGAAAAAAGCAACATTCTGTTATATTAATGCCTTTAATAGATAACTTATTAACAGATTTAAAATTATCTTTAGATAACATTGATGCATTTGCAGTATCTAGCGGTCCTGGCTCATTTACAGGTCTTAGAATTGGTATGGCTACTGCTAAAGGTCTTGCATCAGCTACTAATAAGCCTTTTATAGGGGTTTCCTCTTTAGATGCACTTGCCTTTAATTTAGCTTATACAGATGGTGTTGTATGCCCTATTATTGATGCTTTAAGAGATAATGTTTATACAGCTTTATATTCTTTTAAAAATGGTAAACTTGAAAGATTAACTGATTATATGGCTATACATATTGATGATTTAATATCCACTATAAAGAACGGAAATTACGATTCTGTAAGCTTCATTGGAGATGCTATTCCTAAATTTAAAGAAAAGCTTTCATCTAGTTTTGAAAAAGTAAACTTCGCACCAAACAACGTTAACTTAGCTCGTGCATCATCTCTTGGAGAACTAGGACTTAGCAGAATAAAAGAAGGTTTAGCTGATGATCCTCTTACATTTGCACCTATATATCTTAGAAAATCTCAGGCTGAAAGAGAATATGAAAAAAAGATGGGAACTCAAAAGAATGCATAA
- the prfB gene encoding peptide chain release factor 2 (programmed frameshift) translates to MIIQLEEANNKVTELNSNLDEVRVSLDIAKMEKRLGELEHKMQESDFWDDINKAQEITQEAKGIKDRIDGYNSTKTRIEDLEVLIEMSIEEEDESSIEEILNEVEEIESIIDNFKVEILLSGEYDKNNAIVTLHSGAGGTDAQDWTEMLLRMYTRWAEKRGYKVDVLDILPGDEAGIKSANLKITGEFAYGYLKAEKGIHRLVRISPFNANGKRQTSFASLEVIPELKENQDIEIKADDLRIDTYRASGAGGQHINKTDSAVRITHIPTGIVVQSQSERSQFQNKDTAMSMLKSKLVELKERAHKEKIEDLSGDLKEIGWGSQIRSYVFQPYTMVKDHRTNTEMGNVDAVMDGDIDIFILEYLKANN, encoded by the exons ATGATAATTCAGTTAGAAGAAGCAAATAACAAAGTTACTGAATTAAACTCAAATTTAGACGAAGTGAGGGTTTCACTT GACATCGCTAAGATGGAAAAAAGACTTGGAGAACTTGAACATAAAATGCAGGAAAGTGATTTTTGGGACGATATAAATAAAGCTCAAGAAATTACTCAGGAAGCAAAAGGTATAAAAGACAGAATTGATGGATATAACTCTACAAAAACACGCATAGAAGATTTAGAAGTGTTAATAGAAATGAGTATTGAAGAAGAGGATGAATCTTCTATAGAAGAAATATTAAATGAAGTAGAAGAAATTGAAAGTATAATAGATAACTTTAAAGTGGAAATTTTACTTTCAGGTGAATATGATAAAAACAATGCAATAGTAACTCTTCATTCTGGAGCTGGTGGAACTGATGCTCAAGATTGGACTGAAATGCTACTAAGAATGTATACAAGATGGGCAGAAAAAAGAGGATATAAAGTAGATGTACTGGATATACTTCCTGGAGATGAAGCTGGAATTAAAAGTGCAAATCTTAAAATAACAGGTGAATTTGCTTATGGATATTTAAAGGCTGAAAAAGGAATCCACCGTTTAGTTAGAATATCTCCTTTTAATGCTAATGGAAAAAGACAAACATCATTTGCATCATTAGAAGTAATACCTGAACTTAAGGAAAATCAAGACATAGAAATAAAAGCAGATGATTTAAGAATAGATACTTATCGTGCTAGTGGAGCTGGTGGACAGCACATAAACAAAACAGATTCAGCAGTTAGAATAACTCACATTCCAACTGGAATTGTAGTACAAAGTCAAAGTGAAAGAAGTCAATTCCAAAATAAAGATACTGCCATGAGTATGCTTAAATCTAAACTTGTTGAACTTAAAGAAAGAGCTCATAAAGAGAAAATAGAAGACCTTTCAGGAGACTTAAAAGAAATAGGTTGGGGAAGTCAAATAAGATCATATGTATTCCAACCATATACTATGGTAAAAGACCATAGAACTAACACTGAAATGGGAAATGTTGATGCAGTTATGGATGGAGATATAGATATATTTATATTAGAATATTTAAAGGCTAATAATTAA
- a CDS encoding ECF transporter S component, whose amino-acid sequence MRHNNLNKMIKISLLSVMAFILMFFELSIPIFPEFLKIDISDLPALLGAFALGPIEGIGIELFKNVLKVIFKGTATGFVGELANFIVGAVLVVVAGYIYKYKKSRKTAVLGLIAGSVVMSVVAAVLNYTVFLPLFAVAFKAPIEAFVAAGTKVNSHIHTLKDLVMWSILPFNLLKGAIVSTITLVMYKSVSPILHKEEVLHQSGNATPVKSER is encoded by the coding sequence ATGAGACATAATAATTTAAACAAAATGATCAAAATTTCATTATTATCTGTAATGGCATTTATACTAATGTTCTTTGAATTATCAATACCTATTTTTCCTGAATTCTTAAAAATAGATATAAGTGACCTACCAGCACTTTTAGGTGCTTTTGCACTTGGACCTATAGAAGGAATAGGAATTGAGTTATTTAAAAATGTACTAAAAGTAATATTCAAAGGAACTGCTACTGGATTTGTAGGCGAACTTGCAAACTTTATAGTAGGAGCAGTGCTTGTTGTAGTAGCTGGATATATATATAAATATAAAAAATCTAGAAAAACAGCAGTTTTAGGATTAATAGCAGGTTCAGTTGTAATGTCAGTTGTTGCAGCAGTATTAAATTACACAGTATTTTTACCACTATTTGCTGTAGCTTTCAAAGCTCCAATAGAAGCATTTGTTGCAGCAGGAACAAAGGTTAATTCACATATACACACTTTAAAAGATTTAGTAATGTGGTCTATACTACCATTCAATTTATTAAAGGGCGCTATAGTATCAACAATAACTTTAGTAATGTATAAGAGTGTATCACCAATATTACATAAAGAAGAGGTTTTACACCAAAGTGGAAATGCAACACCTGTAAAAAGTGAAAGATAA
- a CDS encoding DUF1657 domain-containing protein, whose protein sequence is MPTGTKLEQAVASAKGLSADLKTFSLDTDNQEAKQMFKQLSTTVENVAQTIQGRLDFVKQEEPQYRD, encoded by the coding sequence ATGCCAACAGGAACAAAACTAGAACAAGCGGTAGCTTCAGCTAAAGGGTTATCAGCTGATTTAAAAACATTCTCACTAGATACAGATAACCAAGAGGCTAAACAAATGTTTAAACAATTATCAACAACTGTTGAAAATGTTGCTCAAACTATTCAAGGAAGACTTGATTTCGTTAAACAAGAAGAACCTCAATACAGAGACTAA
- the secA gene encoding preprotein translocase subunit SecA encodes MGLFEKIFGTYSSREIKKIIPIINKIDSYEEEFKKLTDEELRNKTDEFKDMLAKGKTLDDILPEAFAVAREASARVLGMRHFREQLIGGIVLHQGRISEMKTGEGKTLVATLPAYLNALSGKGVHVITVNDYLAKRDRDQMSQLYGFLGLTTGVIVHDLDNEQRREAYNCDITYGTNNEFGFDYLRDNMVIYKEERVQRKLNFCIVDEVDSILIDEARTPLIISGEGDNSTDFYKVADFFAKTLKEDDYTVDEKTNSVILTEQGIEKAEKFFHIDNYGDGDNMQIQHHVVQALKANYTMKRDKDYMVKDNEVIIVDEFTGRLMEGRRYSDGLHQAIEAKENVKIQKESKTLATITFQNYFRMYTKLSGMTGTAQTEEAEFREIYGLDVIVIPTHRPIARIDAPDVVYKSEKAKFKAIVNEIAETYKKQQPVLVGTVSIEKSELLSDMLKRKGVPHQVLNAKYHEKEAEIISHAGEKGMVTIATNMAGRGTDIKLGEGVEEVGGLKVIGTERHESRRIDNQLRGRSGRQGDPGYSRFYVSLEDDLMRIFASDRLQGVVEKLGLTDEDAIESRMVSNAIENAQKKVEGNNFDVRKSVLQYDDVMNQQREVIYKQRSQVLEGESLKEDIQEMIRSVISEAVDAHMSGLDETLEEDLEKLLAYLQEIYLPKNVVTVDELKIKSDDEIKEILIDIAEKMYSEKEEEVTPERMREIESVILLRIVDTKWMDHIDNMDHLRQGMGLRAYRQQDPVQAYQFEGSEMFDEMINGIKTDTVKYLFHIQVEKNIERERVARETSTNINDGEGGSHEPIKRKEEKIGRNDLCPCGSGKKYKNCCGR; translated from the coding sequence ATGGGATTGTTTGAAAAGATATTTGGTACATATAGTAGTAGAGAAATAAAAAAGATTATACCAATAATTAATAAAATAGATTCTTATGAAGAAGAGTTTAAAAAATTAACAGATGAAGAGTTAAGAAATAAAACAGATGAATTCAAAGATATGTTAGCGAAGGGTAAAACATTAGATGATATATTACCAGAAGCGTTTGCTGTAGCAAGAGAGGCTTCAGCTAGAGTTCTTGGTATGAGACACTTTAGAGAACAGCTTATAGGTGGTATTGTTCTTCACCAAGGTAGAATTTCGGAAATGAAAACAGGTGAAGGTAAAACATTAGTTGCAACACTTCCAGCATACTTAAATGCATTATCAGGCAAAGGTGTTCATGTAATTACAGTAAATGACTACTTAGCTAAAAGAGATAGAGATCAAATGTCACAACTGTATGGATTTTTAGGATTAACTACAGGAGTTATAGTTCATGACTTAGATAATGAACAAAGACGTGAAGCTTATAATTGTGATATAACTTATGGAACAAATAATGAATTTGGATTTGACTATTTAAGAGATAACATGGTTATTTATAAAGAAGAAAGAGTTCAAAGAAAGCTAAACTTCTGTATTGTGGACGAAGTTGACTCTATTTTAATTGATGAAGCTAGAACTCCACTTATAATATCAGGAGAAGGAGATAACTCCACTGACTTTTACAAAGTTGCAGATTTCTTTGCTAAAACTTTAAAAGAAGATGATTATACAGTAGATGAAAAGACTAACTCAGTTATTTTAACTGAACAAGGTATTGAAAAGGCAGAAAAATTCTTCCATATAGATAACTATGGTGATGGAGATAATATGCAAATTCAACACCACGTAGTTCAAGCGTTAAAGGCTAATTACACAATGAAACGTGATAAGGACTATATGGTTAAAGATAATGAAGTTATAATAGTCGATGAATTTACAGGAAGACTTATGGAAGGTAGAAGATACAGTGACGGTCTTCACCAAGCTATAGAAGCTAAAGAAAATGTTAAAATTCAAAAAGAGTCAAAAACTCTTGCAACAATAACATTCCAAAACTACTTTAGAATGTATACAAAGCTTTCTGGTATGACAGGTACTGCTCAAACAGAAGAAGCTGAATTTAGAGAAATATATGGACTTGATGTAATAGTTATTCCTACACATAGACCAATTGCAAGAATAGATGCTCCAGATGTAGTTTATAAATCTGAAAAAGCTAAATTTAAAGCTATAGTTAATGAAATTGCTGAAACGTATAAAAAGCAACAACCAGTTCTTGTTGGTACAGTAAGTATAGAAAAATCTGAACTTCTATCAGATATGTTAAAGAGAAAAGGAGTCCCACATCAAGTATTAAATGCTAAGTATCATGAAAAAGAAGCTGAAATAATTTCTCATGCTGGTGAAAAAGGTATGGTTACTATAGCTACTAACATGGCTGGTCGTGGTACTGATATTAAACTTGGAGAAGGCGTTGAAGAAGTAGGCGGACTTAAAGTAATAGGTACAGAAAGACACGAATCAAGACGTATAGATAACCAATTAAGAGGACGTTCTGGTCGTCAAGGAGACCCTGGATATTCTAGATTCTATGTATCATTAGAAGATGATCTAATGAGAATATTTGCGTCAGATAGATTACAAGGCGTTGTTGAAAAATTAGGATTAACTGATGAAGATGCAATTGAAAGTAGAATGGTTAGTAATGCAATAGAAAACGCTCAAAAGAAAGTTGAAGGAAATAACTTTGATGTAAGAAAGAGCGTATTACAATATGATGATGTTATGAATCAACAAAGAGAAGTTATTTACAAACAAAGATCACAAGTTCTTGAAGGTGAATCTTTAAAAGAAGATATTCAAGAAATGATAAGATCTGTTATATCTGAAGCTGTTGATGCTCATATGAGTGGACTTGATGAAACTTTAGAAGAAGATTTAGAAAAATTATTAGCTTATCTACAAGAAATTTATTTACCAAAGAATGTTGTAACTGTAGATGAACTTAAAATAAAATCTGATGATGAAATAAAAGAAATTTTAATTGATATAGCAGAAAAAATGTATAGTGAAAAAGAAGAAGAAGTAACTCCAGAAAGAATGAGAGAAATAGAAAGTGTAATTCTTCTAAGAATTGTTGATACTAAGTGGATGGATCACATTGATAATATGGATCATTTAAGACAAGGTATGGGACTTAGAGCTTATAGACAACAAGATCCAGTTCAAGCATATCAATTTGAAGGTAGTGAAATGTTTGATGAAATGATCAATGGAATAAAAACTGATACTGTAAAATACTTATTCCATATTCAAGTTGAAAAGAACATTGAAAGAGAAAGAGTTGCAAGAGAAACTTCTACTAATATAAATGATGGTGAAGGCGGAAGTCATGAGCCAATAAAGAGAAAAGAAGAAAAGATTGGTAGAAACGATCTTTGCCCATGCGGAAGTGGAAAGAAATATAAAAATTGTTGTGGAAGATAG
- the tsaE gene encoding tRNA (adenosine(37)-N6)-threonylcarbamoyltransferase complex ATPase subunit type 1 TsaE, producing the protein MQFVVNNVDSTVDIGYQIGKLANSGDIICLIGDLGTGKTHITKGIAKGLGIDEHITSPTFNIVNEYEGNLKLYHFDVYRVNDPDEIEAIGFDEYIFGDGVSIIEWANYIEELIPEEYLNVTIEKMPELGENFRKITLTPNGDKYNYVKEIKL; encoded by the coding sequence ATGCAATTTGTAGTTAATAATGTAGATTCAACTGTAGATATAGGATATCAAATAGGAAAACTTGCAAATAGCGGAGATATTATATGTTTAATTGGTGATCTTGGAACTGGTAAAACTCATATAACAAAAGGTATAGCTAAGGGACTTGGAATAGATGAACATATAACTAGTCCTACTTTTAATATAGTAAATGAATATGAAGGAAATTTAAAATTATATCATTTTGATGTATATAGAGTAAATGACCCTGATGAAATAGAAGCTATTGGATTTGATGAGTATATATTTGGAGATGGAGTTAGCATAATTGAATGGGCCAACTATATAGAAGAATTAATTCCTGAAGAATATTTAAATGTTACAATAGAGAAAATGCCTGAACTTGGAGAAAACTTTAGAAAAATAACTTTAACTCCTAATGGCGACAAATACAATTATGTAAAGGAGATTAAACTATGA
- the rimI gene encoding ribosomal protein S18-alanine N-acetyltransferase: MKKRWELKRMHNLTVEDMTEKHLDDVLKINNSSFTSPLSIDSLKSEFNDNAYKYIVLKDTDKNIILGYASLWFMFDEADITNIAIYKDFRGNGYSNILMGKILEICKEKNIPNLTLEVRENNISAIKLYEKYGFTKEGLRKNYYGPNINGIIMWKKDILK, translated from the coding sequence ATGAAAAAAAGATGGGAACTCAAAAGAATGCATAATTTAACTGTTGAGGACATGACCGAAAAACATCTTGATGATGTATTAAAGATTAATAATTCGAGTTTCACAAGCCCACTTAGTATTGATTCTCTTAAAAGTGAATTTAACGATAATGCCTACAAATATATAGTGCTTAAAGATACAGATAAAAATATTATACTCGGATATGCAAGTCTATGGTTTATGTTTGATGAAGCTGATATTACTAATATAGCTATTTACAAGGACTTTCGTGGCAATGGATATAGCAATATTTTAATGGGCAAAATATTAGAAATTTGCAAAGAAAAAAATATTCCTAACTTAACACTTGAAGTTAGAGAAAATAATATATCTGCTATAAAACTATATGAAAAGTACGGATTTACTAAGGAAGGACTTCGCAAAAATTATTATGGTCCAAATATAAACGGAATCATTATGTGGAAAAAAGATATTTTAAAATAA
- a CDS encoding Tex family protein, giving the protein MTNINDKLAKEFNIKLKQVDSVIELLDGGNTVPFIARYRKEKTGGLDDVVLRNLAERLTYLRNLEERKKDVIRIIAEQEKLTDELESKINKCETLTEVEDIYRPFKPKKRTRATIAVEKGLKPLAEVILSGEFTGNIEEYAKEFINEEKEVMTIADALNGAKDIVAEAISDEAEYRKWIREYVRKNGVIECSGSSDEPTPYEMYYEYSEAVSKIPSHRILAINRGEKEKILSVKVVCDTDKIIDYLNKKSKKDNEITDKFIEESVEDSLKRLIYPSIEREIRAELTDKGEEGAIEVFKANLSALLVQAPIKGKVVLGYDPGFRTGCKIAVLDDTGKLLDTATVYATAPQNDVEGSIKILKELVYKHDVDVVSLGNGTASRESEEVLARLIDEVKKETGKDLFYVVVSEAGASVYSASELASKEYPDINVSIRGAISIGRRLQDPMAELVKIDPKSIGVGQYQHDVAPKRLDESLSGVVEDVVNSVGVDLNIATPSLLSYISGVNSTIAKNIVEYREENGKFKNRKELLKVKRLGPKAFEQCAGFLRVTESNEVLDNTAVHPESYKATKEFLKMLGYTEEDIKNGKLDDIDAKVKESGIENLAKELEVGVPTLKDIIKEIKKPGRDPREELPKPIFKKGIVDINQLKPGMMLTGTVRNVADFGAFVDIGVHQDGLVHISQLSDKFVKNPLDIVKVGDIVEVRVLEVDEKRGRISLSMKK; this is encoded by the coding sequence ATGACGAATATTAATGATAAATTAGCAAAGGAATTTAATATTAAATTAAAACAAGTAGACAGTGTTATTGAGCTTTTAGATGGAGGAAATACTGTCCCGTTTATAGCTAGATATAGAAAAGAAAAAACTGGTGGACTTGATGATGTGGTTTTAAGAAATCTTGCTGAAAGACTTACATATTTAAGAAACTTAGAAGAGCGAAAAAAAGATGTAATAAGAATAATTGCAGAACAAGAAAAGTTAACAGATGAATTAGAATCAAAAATTAATAAGTGTGAGACTTTAACAGAGGTTGAGGATATATATAGACCATTTAAACCTAAAAAAAGAACTAGAGCTACAATAGCTGTTGAAAAGGGATTAAAACCTCTTGCAGAAGTTATATTAAGTGGTGAATTCACTGGAAATATAGAAGAGTATGCAAAAGAGTTTATAAACGAAGAAAAAGAAGTTATGACTATTGCTGATGCTTTAAATGGAGCTAAAGATATAGTAGCTGAAGCAATTTCAGATGAAGCTGAATACAGAAAGTGGATAAGAGAATACGTTAGAAAAAATGGAGTTATTGAGTGCAGTGGAAGTAGCGACGAACCAACTCCATATGAAATGTACTATGAATATTCAGAAGCTGTATCTAAAATACCTTCTCATAGAATACTTGCAATAAATAGAGGAGAAAAAGAAAAAATCTTATCTGTAAAGGTAGTATGTGATACAGATAAAATAATAGATTATTTAAATAAAAAATCTAAAAAAGATAATGAAATTACAGATAAGTTCATTGAGGAAAGTGTAGAAGATTCATTAAAAAGACTTATATATCCATCAATTGAAAGAGAAATAAGAGCAGAACTTACTGACAAAGGAGAAGAAGGAGCAATTGAAGTTTTTAAGGCTAATTTAAGTGCGCTTTTAGTGCAGGCTCCAATAAAAGGTAAGGTTGTATTAGGATATGACCCTGGATTTAGAACAGGATGTAAAATAGCAGTTCTAGATGATACAGGAAAGCTTTTAGACACTGCAACAGTATATGCAACTGCTCCACAAAATGATGTAGAAGGTTCAATTAAAATACTTAAAGAACTTGTTTATAAACATGATGTAGATGTTGTTTCACTTGGAAACGGAACAGCAAGTAGAGAATCAGAAGAAGTTTTAGCAAGACTTATTGATGAAGTGAAGAAAGAAACAGGGAAAGACTTGTTTTATGTTGTAGTATCAGAGGCAGGAGCATCTGTATATTCGGCATCAGAACTTGCATCAAAAGAGTACCCTGACATAAATGTATCAATAAGGGGAGCAATATCAATAGGACGTAGACTTCAAGATCCTATGGCTGAACTTGTTAAAATTGATCCAAAATCTATAGGGGTTGGGCAATACCAACATGATGTTGCACCTAAGAGACTAGATGAATCTCTAAGTGGTGTTGTGGAAGATGTAGTAAATAGTGTTGGAGTAGATTTAAATATAGCAACACCTTCACTTTTATCATATATTTCAGGAGTTAATTCAACTATTGCAAAAAACATTGTTGAATATAGAGAAGAAAATGGTAAGTTTAAAAATAGAAAAGAGTTATTAAAAGTAAAGAGACTTGGACCTAAAGCCTTTGAGCAATGTGCAGGTTTCTTAAGAGTTACAGAAAGCAATGAAGTTCTTGATAATACAGCTGTTCACCCAGAATCTTATAAAGCCACTAAAGAATTTTTGAAGATGTTAGGGTATACAGAAGAAGACATAAAAAACGGAAAGTTAGATGATATAGATGCTAAAGTTAAAGAAAGTGGAATAGAAAACTTAGCTAAAGAATTAGAAGTTGGAGTGCCAACTCTTAAAGATATTATTAAAGAAATTAAAAAGCCAGGTCGTGACCCAAGAGAAGAACTTCCAAAACCAATATTTAAAAAGGGAATAGTAGATATAAATCAACTAAAACCAGGAATGATGCTTACTGGTACAGTAAGAAATGTAGCCGATTTTGGAGCTTTTGTTGATATTGGAGTGCATCAAGATGGATTAGTGCATATAAGTCAGCTATCAGATAAGTTTGTAAAGAATCCACTTGATATAGTTAAAGTAGGAGACATAGTTGAAGTTAGAGTATTAGAGGTAGACGAGAAAAGGGGAAGAATATCTCTTTCTATGAAGAAGTAG
- a CDS encoding HD-GYP domain-containing protein translates to MKISLDKTIRSISLALDLAEISSVENKNIIENISNINYSKHNFMNHSQRATYISLSLANYLNLSDSSKKYLYLSTLLHDIGATNSLKISHTQTDFIKKHCINGSEILQGFPIFNNLSHIILNHHENFNGTGPLNLKMDEIPIESQIIRLSDLVELLYNAEIPIFKQRDYIINWVMSHSGDIFSPKICNAFVKVSSKDVFWFDLENISFIDSILDNIAPKLGIYLNLEQFESIAYIFSNIIDSKSTFTATHSREIAKLAFKISKYLGYSNEKCHKIKIAGLLHDIGKLAIPSSILDKNGKLTPEEFSIIKSHVYYTNIILSKIGDIPDIKNWASNHHEKLNGTGYPNGYSAKDLSEECRILAVCDIFQALTEDRPYRKGLNNEEAYKILDNMVEKNFICKKAVNNLKEALS, encoded by the coding sequence ATGAAAATAAGTCTTGATAAAACAATTCGTTCAATCTCTCTTGCCTTAGATTTAGCAGAGATTAGTTCAGTTGAAAATAAAAATATAATTGAAAATATATCTAATATAAACTATTCAAAACACAACTTTATGAATCATTCTCAAAGAGCAACCTATATATCATTATCCTTAGCTAATTATTTAAATCTCAGCGATTCTTCTAAAAAATATTTATATTTATCAACACTTTTACATGATATAGGTGCTACTAACAGTTTAAAAATTAGTCATACCCAAACTGATTTTATAAAAAAACATTGTATTAATGGTTCTGAAATACTACAAGGGTTTCCTATATTTAATAATCTTTCTCACATAATTTTAAATCATCATGAAAACTTTAATGGAACAGGCCCTCTTAACTTAAAAATGGATGAAATTCCAATAGAAAGTCAAATCATAAGATTATCTGATTTGGTAGAACTTCTATATAACGCAGAAATTCCTATATTTAAACAACGTGATTACATAATAAACTGGGTAATGTCTCACTCTGGGGATATATTTTCTCCAAAAATATGTAATGCTTTTGTTAAAGTGTCCTCTAAGGATGTATTTTGGTTTGACCTTGAAAATATATCTTTTATTGATTCTATCTTAGATAATATAGCGCCTAAACTAGGTATATACCTAAATTTAGAACAATTTGAATCTATAGCATATATATTTTCAAATATAATAGATTCCAAAAGCACCTTTACAGCTACTCATTCTCGTGAAATTGCAAAACTCGCATTTAAAATCTCAAAATATTTAGGCTACTCAAATGAAAAATGTCACAAGATAAAAATAGCTGGGCTATTACATGACATAGGTAAACTCGCTATCCCTTCATCTATATTAGATAAAAACGGCAAACTAACACCCGAAGAATTCTCTATAATAAAATCTCATGTATATTACACTAATATAATTTTATCCAAAATAGGCGATATCCCTGATATAAAAAACTGGGCCTCAAATCACCACGAAAAACTAAATGGTACAGGTTATCCAAATGGATATTCCGCTAAAGATTTAAGTGAAGAATGTAGAATACTTGCCGTTTGCGATATATTTCAGGCGTTAACCGAGGATAGACCTTATAGAAAAGGACTAAACAATGAAGAAGCCTATAAAATTCTAGATAATATGGTTGAAAAAAATTTTATTTGCAAAAAAGCTGTTAATAATTTAAAAGAAGCTTTATCATAA